In Chitinophaga oryzae, the sequence GGCAACCCTCCGGGTGTTGCCGTCGGGCTGGCCTGGACGTACGTGGGCGGCGATATACTCTTCATCGAAAGCAGCCTGAGCGAAGGCAAAGGAGAACTGAAACTGACGGGTAACCTGGGGAACGTGATGAAAGAGTCTGCCGTTACGGCCCTGACCTATTTACAGTCCAACCCCGCTATGCTGAAGCTGGACCCGAAAATCTTCCATACAAAGAACGTACATGTGCACGTACCGGAAGGCGCGGTGCCGAAAGACGGTCCCAGTGCGGGTATTACCATGCTGACAGCGCTGGCCTCCGCATTTACCGGCCGGAGGGTAAAATCCTACCTGGCGATGAGCGGAGAGATTACGCTGAGAGGACAGGTGCTGCCGGTAGGGGGCATCAAAGAAAAAATTCTGGCCGCCAAAAGGGCAGGTATCAAGGAAATTATCTTATGCTGGCAGAATGAGAAGGATATAAAGGACATAAATCCTTCATATATCAAAGGCATGAAGTTTCATTATGTAAGAGAAATGAACCAAGTGCTGGAAATAGCGTTATTAAAGAAGTAACTGTGATGAACATGCTTTTTGTCGGTTTCGCTGAGGAGTGGAGGTGGAAGCGGAGAGAGAAATGCTGACGAAAGTTATTGACTTGCAGCTATAATGCTAATTGTATAAATAAATTAGTTTTAGTTTTAATATAAACGAATTTTGTTGCCAGTCCTGGCAGCAATTTTTTAAAGTTCATATCGGTTTTGTTGTGACCCCGGTATGAGCATCATGTTGATTGTTTTAAGGGTTCTTAAAGCCATTCCTCTCAGCGGAATGGCTTTAATATTTTGCCTCATGACGGACATGATTATTACTGATTTTTTGATTCCCGGAGATAGGGGCGAAGGATAGAAGTATTATAAAAAAGATACCCGTTTGATATATCATCAAACGGGTATCTTTTTTATGTTTTATACTATTGTTAGTGGTCGGCCAGTTGCCTTTTGTACAGCTGGATGGTGTTTTCGAGGCCATAATACAGCGCATCGACCACGAGGGCATGACCGATAGACACTTCTTTCAGTTGCGGGATATGCAGTTTAAAGAAACGGAGGTTGTCGAGGTTCAGGTCATGGCCGGCGTTGAGTTCCAGGCCGATGTTGGTGGCTTCGCGGGCGGTATTTTTATAGTCGTTGAACAGCTGCAGGTTTTGCGGCTGTGTACGAGCTTTCGTGTATTCTTCCGCGTAAGGGCCGGTATACAGCTCGATACGGTCTGCGCCGGCGGTTTTAGCGCCTTCCACCTTGTCTGGTTCTGCATTGAGGAAGATGGAAACGCGGATGCCTGCTTTTTTCAGTTCACTGATCACTTCCTTGAGCTGGGACTGGTGCTGGATGGTATCCCAGCCGGTGTTGGAGGTGATGGCGTCCGGTGGGTCCGGTACGAGCGTGCACTGATGGGGCTTTACGGACAGTACGAGGTCCATAAAGTCTTTGGAAGGGTATCCTTCAATATTAAATTCGGTAGTGACAAGGGGTTTAAGGTCTCTTACGTCCTGGTAGCGGATATGACGCTCGTCCGGGCGGGGGTGTACGGTGATACCGTCAGCGCCGAACCGTTCGCAATCCTGTGCCACTTTAAGAATGTCCGGTAGGTTGCCGCCCCGTGCATTGCGCAGGGTAGCAAACTTGTTGATATTTACGCTCAGCTTTGTCATGTCACAAAAGTACTAATCAATTACGAATTACGGATTACGAATTACGAATGGGAGCTGTTTTATTGCAGTGTGGACAAATAATCTGTGCAAATAAAAAGATCCCGATAAATAAAAAGACCTGAGCAAATTGTCTTCGCTCAGGTCTTCGCTTTCCGAATTCGTAATTCGTAATTCGTAATTAATATCTGTAGTAGTCTGGTTTGAACGGACCATCTGCCGGAATGCCGAGGTATTCGGATTGTGCAGGGGTGAGTACGTCCAGTTCCACACCGATTTTTTTCAGGTGTAAGCGGGCAACTTTTTCATCCAGGTGTTTAGGCAGTACGTATACTTTGTTTTCGTACTGGTCTGAATTCAGCCACAGTTCCAGCTGAGCCAGTGTCTGGTTGGTGAAAGAGTTACTCATTACGAAGGAAGGGTGGCCGGTAGCGCAACCCAGGTTCACCAGGCGGCCTTCTGCCAGCAGGATGATATCTTTACCGTCGATGGTATATTTATCTACCTGGGGTTTGATTTCCACTTTGGTGTTACCGTAGTTCTTGTTCAGCCATGCTACATCGATTTCGATGTCGAAGTGGCCGATATTGGAAACGATACATTTATCCTTCATCAGTTTGAAGTGTTCGCCGGTGATGATGTCGCGGCAACCGGTAGTGGTAACGATGATGTCCGCTTCTTTAACGGCATCGTTCATTTTTTTCACTTCATAACCTTCCATAGCGGCTTGTAAAGCACAGATCGGGTCGATTTCGGTAACGATGACACGGGCGCCTGCACCTCTCAGGGATTCAGCAGAACCTTTACCTACGTCGCCAAAACCGGCAACAACAGCCACTTTACCGGCGATCATCACGTCGGTAGCACGACGGATAGCGTCTACACAGGATTCGCGGCAACCGTATTTGTTATCAAATTTGGATTTGGTAACAGAGTCGTTGATATTGATGGCGGGCATCGGTAAAGTACCGTTTTTCATGCGCTCATACAGGCGGTGAACTCCGGTAGTGGTTTCTTCACTCAGACCTTTGATGTGCTGGATCAGCTCAGTGTATTTGTCCAGTACCATGTTGGTCAGGTCGCCACCATCGTCCAGGATCATGTTCAGCGGACGGTCAGCGCCGCCGAAGAACAGGGTTTGTTCAATACACCAGTCAAATTCCTGTTCGTTAAGACCTTTCCAGGCAAATACCGGAACGCCGGCAGCAGCAACGGCAGCAGCAGCGTGGTCTTGTGTAGAGAAGATATTGCAGGAGCTCCAGCGTACTTCCGCACCCAGGTGTACCAGGGTTTCGATCAGTACGGCGGTCTGAATGGTCATGTGCAGACAACCGGCGATACGTGCGCCTTTCAGGGGTTTTTTATCACCATATTCTTCTCTCAATGACATCAAACCGGGCATTTCGGCTTCTGCCAGCTCTATCTCTTTACGACCCCAGGCCGCAAGTGACATATCTTTTACCTTATACGGAAGGCTAAAGTCGATGTTGGATTTTGCAATTGTGGACATTAAATAAAGTTTTGTGCAAATCTAGGCTTATTTTAACTTTTTACATAATAGCGCCGCCCTCCTCACCGCAGTGACCCCCTAAAATTTTGTTAATCATTTTATTAGAGCCATCTCTGCCGATCGTTTTCAAATTAAATTTGATTTAATATAAATTATGTTATAAGTTTGTAAATTAAAATATATGATTTAATATTTAATTGTTTAGTGGTAAAGAACAGTAAGAAGAGTATGAGCAATTATTAAACATCATTGTAAGCGCAATTTGTGTGTCTTATTTTCTCCCCATCCCCGGGGTATTGATAACAATAATTGCCGGCAACAAAGGTTTTTCAGCTTCAACGTATGAAGTATTCAGGTTAAAGGTTTGCCGGGAGAGCCAATTACGAGGCATATAGGGTTTTATAAAGGACTGTTTTTTACATTTTTAAAATCTATATGTATAAATAGAAATTTACACACGCATATGTTAGTCCTGTCCCATCCTATGAAAAAGAAGCTGCATCTATTGCCGGAAGGCAAAACCGTGCTTCGGCGCTGCGTAACACTGCTCCTGTTCCTGCTGATCTATACCGGCATACAGGCACAGGCACCGCTACCAGCCATCCGCGTGATCAACGCCGCCGGGGGGAACTCCGCCAGCGACGGCCTCCGGCTGGAAATGGACGCCAAGGGCAGGATACAGGTGTTCCGGAATGGTAAAACGGAATCTTATGTGGCCAACGGCGAAAAAGGCTATGGCGACTATATCCGGGTGAAACACAGTACCACCCCCATGACAGCCCTGCAAAGCCTGGACACCAACGTCTGCTATATCTCCCCCGTTATCGGAAACGGCAGCGCTGCCTCTCCCTACCGGATCTTCGTCTTCAACAAAATTTATGATAAAAAGCCGGCAGGCGGGACAGACTTCGAATCACCCATCTTTATCACCCGCGCTTACTCTTATATAACACCGAATAAATACTTTACCGTCGACTACTCTTTTAACGGTATCAACATCGGGTACAATGTGATGCTCTACCAGGAAGAACACCTGGCCATGCAACAGGACCCCAACTATGTCTACAGTGCCGGCAGCGATTATCAGGCAGGCATTGCAGGTTATTGCGCCCTCGGCTTTAAACAACCGGGCGGAACAGCCTACATGGGCGCTTACCACGGAACGGCGTCCAGCATCAACTGCGGCGTGCCGCAGCCTTATACCCATGCCTTTGTCGCCTCCTCTTCATTTGCTAGTTATTTTCTGTCAGACGATATCAAGGCGCCGGGCAAATACCAGTCGTCTTCCAACCTGACGCTCTTTCCGTACCCCTCCAACACCGGTACGGGAATCAGTGTGGGGTATGACCGTATGTTATTGGTACAATCAGCCCTGAATAACAAACTGGCCGGTAAAACGCTGGGTACCCGCATTGCTGTAGGTTACGGCGATCTGGACAATACGCCGCCGGTAACCTCGTATCCGGACTACGATGCTATACACACCGCTATCGGCGGCCAAACCAGCGACGGGAGCACACCTGTGACCGTAGAATTTGCGGGTGATGCCAGCGATAATGAAGGCAACACCGGCAACGACCACGCGCCGCAAAGCCTCCTGCTGAAAGTAAGCGGCGGCATCCTCAAAACGCCGGTATACGCCGAAATGAAAGTGGTGGCTAATGCCGGAGAGCCGCATCCCGCCCTGGAAAACCAGGACTTCACCTACGAAACGGGCTTCATCATCCCGGCCGGTAACTATACCACCGCTACCACCGTACCGGTGACCAACGTGATCATCAAAGGAAACGACAGGCTGGAATACAGCCGCAAGCTTACCCTCGAACTGCAGGACATCAACTGTAATGCACTGGTACAGCTGGGTGCCGCCAAACAGGCGACCTATACCATTGTCGATGATGAAGACCGCACACTGACGATTAACTTCCCGCAGACAACTGTCAACGAAGGCAGCCAGATAACGGGTACCATCTCCCTGCCCGGCAGCACCACCGTAACGGAAGATACCTATGTGGACCTGTCCGTTCTTACCGGCAATACCGCCGTGGCAGACGTGGACTTCACCATGGATAAAAAAGTGAAGATCGCCAATGGCACCGGTAGCGCTGACATTGTGATCACCGCCAAAACGGACCTTGTCCTCGAAGCCAGCGAGACCTTCAAAATACAGGGAGACGCTAACGTACTGGGGCAGGCGAAAACAGCTGCCGGACCGGTGATCACCATTACGGACGACACCCGTAACCACGACGCCAATATTACATTAGCCGTTACCGTTACCCCTGCTGATCCGGACGCATCTTATCCCGCGCTCACCTTTAAAGAAGGTTACAACGGTACCTTCAACGTCAGCCTGCCGGCGGGCGTATCTACGGATATACCCATCACCGTTACCCTGACGAAAGGAGGCACCGCTGCAGACAATACAGACTATACGCTGACCCTGCCTGCCAACATCATCAACGGCAGCACACCCATCAGCGGTACCCTTAAACTGACCGACGACGGCCGTATCGAAGGTGATGAAACCATCACCCTCACCGCAGCCATCACCGACGGCAGCGCCACGGCCTTTAAGCTGGCGCCGGCCGCCATTACCATTAAGGATGCGCAGCTGCCCCTCACGGCGCCGGCTACACTCCATTTGTCCACCAACGATATCAACGAAGGCGGTCCCGGCGCCAACTGCTGGATAGAACTGCCTGCCGGTATCGTGGCCACCGATGTGGCGCTTACCTTCGACATCTCCGCCGCTGCCGGTACCACCGCGCAAACGGGCTCCTATAGCGGTTTACCTGCTTCAATGGTGATTCCGGCAGGAGCGAAGGCGTCTGTACCGGATGTCATTTCCGCTGCTGCCAACCTCGTACTGGAAGACGACCGCGTGCTGGTGGTCCATGCCGCCACAGCTGCCAGCGTGCCGCTGACAGGTATTACCACCGGCACAGACGTCACACTTAATATCCACGATAAGACAGATGCTTCCGCCGTATCCATCGCCATAGCGCCGGTCACCACACCGCTGACGGAAGGACAGGCGACGCCCTTTACCATCAGCCTTACCAGCGGGTACAGTTTCGCCAAAAATATCAGGATAGCCCTGGCTGCCAACCCAACGGGGACAGAAGCCGGAGCGACCGACTATACGCTTGCCAACGAAATTGAGCTGCCGGCCCATACCACCGGCACCTACACCACGCCTGCCAGCGTACTGGCAGCCGCTGCTGACATGGTGATCGAGAAAGACGAAGCCCTGGTGATCAAAGGCACCGCCGGCGCTTATACGGTGAACGGAGCAACCATCACCATCAACGACGCTACCAGGAGAAACGCAGCCAACACGAAGGTGACCTTCAGCATTCCGCAGACCACCATCGCGGAAGATAATACTACCACTATTACGGCTACACTGCCTGCCGGTGTTACCACGCAAATACCCATCAATATAGACCTCAGCGCTGTCACCGGCACCGCTGCCACCAACGATTATACGTTGACCGGCCCGCTGCAGATCACCGCCGCTACGCCGGCGCCCGCAGCCACGCTAAACATATTAAAAGACGACCTGGTGGAAAACCAGGAGAACCTGACCATCACACCGGCCATCACCGATGCCTATAGCACTACCTATAGCATGACACCAGCCACGCTGGCCCTTACCATCAACGACCGGGAGTACCCGCTGCTGGCGACCAATCCGATTGTGCTCAGCAGTACGCCTGCCACGATACAGGAGAACGACCCGGCCGGCGCTACCCTGACCGCCACGCTGCCGAACGGGTGGAAATCAGCCATTCCGCTGACGGTACAGCTGGTGAAGAACAGCAGTTCCACCGCCGGAGACGACCGCCATACTGCCATTCTCAATAAACAGCTGGTCATCCAGTCCACCGGCACCGCTTCCATGCAGGTCCTCGCCACAGACAACGATGTGCTGGACGACGACGCCGACCTGATCATTGACGGCAACCCGGCCAATACCACATTGCCGGTCACCAGCACGACCATTCACATTGCAGACAATACCATCAATAAACCGGATGCCCGTAAGATTACCCTCACGGCCGGCAAAACACTGATACCGGAAGGGGAGAAGCTGAGCGTGACGGTAACACGGTTGTATACCTCAGCCAAAAAAGTAGCGGTACAACTGGCAGTCGATGCCGCTTCGGAAGCCAGTCTCACCAAAAATGACTACGCCCTGATCAACACCCTGCTGGAACTGCAAAAAACAGATAAAACACACACGTTTGAAGTGCTTCAGACGCATACCGACCAGGTGCTGGAAAAAGACGAATCCCTTAAACTCAACGCCACACTGGCTGGTTATACCGTGAACAATCTCGACCTGAAAATTCAGGACCTGACACGCACCGTTCCTGCCAACAGGGCGCTGACGCTGACACCCTATAAAACGCTCAACGCGAAAGAAGGAGATAACGGTAACGTACATATTGCACTGCCGGCGGGCGTTACCACAGAGGTGCCCATCAGCCTTACGCTGACGCAAACCAGCGGCGAAGCAGAAGCCGGTGCGGATTACACCATGAGCAACGCTTTCTCCTTTAATAACGCCAACGATACTACGATTGCACTGAAGATAGCAGCAGATAACCTTGTGGAAGGACCGGAGAAACTGGTGATCAGCACCACCGCCACCGACGGGATCAGCAGCTATGCCACCAATGTTTTTGAAGTAAACATCGACGATGCGCAGTATCCGCTGACAGCGCCTGTGAAGATCACCCGTTCGCTGGCCGCCATCAATGAAGGCGGCGCCGGTGCCGCTATCGGTGTGCAGCTGCCTAATGGCTGGCAGGCCGGTAAGCCCATCGTTGTCACAATCAATAAAGACGCAGCGTCTACTGCCGATAATATCGACTATAAACCGCTGCCTTTCCCCCTTACCATCACCATCCCTAAACTGGCTACCGGCGCCACACATCCAGTGTTGCTGGAAGCAGTGAAAGACCTGGTCCTGGAAGATGATGAAACGGTCGTGCTTACCGGTACTACCGGTGATGTGAATATGCCCGTGAAAGGAGATACCATAGTGATCCTCGACAGAACACACGACGACCCGGCGACCGGCTATATCCATATCATCCCGGTAACGGCTGGTACTGCTGTAAAAGAGGGCGACACCTATGCCGCTAAAGTATCCCTGGCGCCAGGCGTTACTTCCAGCAAAGCTATCACGGTGACCCTGTCTGCCGGCAGCGCTACCAAAGCCAAACCTTCCGACTATAGCGGGTTGCCGCCGCAGGTGATTATCCCGGCGCTGCAACCGGATGTCAGCTTCTCCGTACATGCGGAAAACGATAACATCCTTGAAAAAGACGAGCTGTTACAGCTGGTAGCCGCACCTAAAAATATGGCCGGTATGAAGGGCGACACCCTCGACCTGATCATCAAAGACGCTACCCGCCTCGACCCCAATAACCTGAAGGTGCAGGTGAAGATAGATTCTACCATTCTGCATGAGGGTAGCAGTTCCGCCCTGAAGGTTGGATTTGTGAACAGCCTGATCTCTTCCGATGAAGACATTACCATCAATATCGGCAGGGATGCCGCTTCCACTGCGGATGCCGCAGACTATAGCGGCGTGCCGTCTTCCGTGACGCTGCCGGCGCTGACTAACAATAAAGTATACACGTTGCAGATGATCAACGATAATGTGCTGGAAGGCGATGAGATGCTGCAACTGACTGCTCAGCTGGTAACAACGGGATATACCCTCCTTCAGCCGTCGTCTTTACTGATACCGGAAACCGGCGATATGAGCGTGCAGCTGCAGAAGAAAAATGATGCGGCCGAACCAGCCACCCACGGCGCTTACCTGATTAAACTGCCCGGTACCAGCACCGCTGCCGCCGAAGTGAAGGTGGTGTTCTATGTCAGCAGCATCGCCGGTACTACCAATATAGCGCCGATACAGACATCCGCCACTATCGTACCCGGACAGAACAGTGTATCCGTTCCCGTGAACGTGATCGATAACCTGGTGATTGAAGGCGATGAAGAAGTGAAAGTATCGCTGCTGCTGGCGCAGATGAAGCGGTTTAATAAAAATATCGGCTTCGATGTAAACGATAAAGATACCGTGCGGATGACGGTGTTTGACGATGAAAGTTACGCTACCGGCGCTAAAGCTACTGCCCGCCAGATGATGGTGGAGAAAACTGCCGATGCGTCCGAACCCAATACACCCGGCGCTTTCAGGGTACACTTCACAGACACTCAACTGTCGGCCGTGAAAGATGTGACCGTGACTTACCAGGTAAGCGGCAATGCGGTGGCGGACAGCCGTTACCGTAAACTCAGCGGCTCCACTGTGATACCGGCCGGTAAAAACTACGCCGATATTAAAGTCGATCCGATTGACAATACCATTGTGGAAGGAGACGAAAATGTACAGGTACAACTGAAGACTGTTACCGGCAACATCGCGGGCGTTACCTGGCCGTTATCTGCCAAAGCGCAGGCAGACGTGCTGATCCACGATAACGATACCCTGCTGGTGGATATCATCAACGACGGTCTGCCGGCAGACGAAGGCAAGCCGGTGAAGTTCAGCATTCGCGCGGTGAACACCGCTGCGCGTGATCTGCCGATCCGCTTCCGGGTAGACCAGGATGCTGCGCGCAGCTTCACTGCCGCCGGCGCCACGGTGAACGGCAATACCATCACAGTAGTGTTACCGGCACTCCGTACGGCGCAGGACTTTACCCTGACCGCAACAGACAACGATACCAACGATGACGACGGTTTCCTGAAAGCGACCATCCTGCCGCATGTGAGTGGCAGCGGTACCCCGATCTACAAAGCAGGGACTAATGTTTCCGCACAAACGGCCATCCATGACAACGACCCGCTGACGCTGGCTTTTGCCGCGGAGAAATTCAGCGTGAAAGAAGGAAATAAAGGAGAAAATACGCCGCTGAAATTTGTGGTGAAAATGAACCGCAAGAGCTCAAGGGATATTACCCTTAACTATGACTTTGAAGAATCCACAGACGGTGTCAGTTTCCCTTACCTGGGCTTCAAAGCTACGCCGAGAACAGACTTTGACAATACGGTGAAACAGGCGAAAATACCTGCCTTCCAGCCGGGCGGCGAAGTAGTGGTGAATATTATTGGCGATGAGGTTTTCGAACAGAACGAGACCTTTATCGTGAAGCTACAGACCGTGACCGTGCCTTCCGGCCAGAATACGCCGGTACTCGGTGATCCGGCCAAAGCTACCGGTGTGATCCTCAACGACGATCCGATGTGTAAAACCTGTGATACCGATGGTGACGGCCTGACCGACGAACAGGAGGACATCAACGGCAACAGTGATCCGTTTGACGACGATACGGACGGAGACGGTATCCCGAACTTCCTCGACCTGGACTCCGATGGCGACGGTGTGCCGGATTCCGTGAGCCGCTTCCATCTCGACAACAACCGCAAGATCGATTACCTCGACGGCAGGGACGGCAAGATCAAGGTACATCCGGCGATTTCCCCCAACAACGACGGACAGGGTAATGACCTGATGTACATCCAGAACATCGAGAAGTTCCCGAAAAACGAGGTCGTGGTGTTTAACCGTTGGGGTGGTACCGTGTATAAGACAAGTAATTACGATAATAAATCCAACAGTTTCAAAGGCAAGGCCAATGCCGGCGGCCAGTCAGGCGCCGATGTGCCGGACGGCTCCTACTTCTACCAGGTACAGATCTGGGTGGATGGCAGGGTAGAACGGTATACCGGATTTATTGTCATCAAACGTTGAGATCATTATTGGTAAAATATTCAAGCTGATACCTATGAACAAGCGATTTATGAAAGCTTTAGGGATTGCTGTACTATGCTGTTGCTGCTGCCTGAAAGGGTGGGCGCAGCAACAGCCGATCTACTCCCAGTATATGTTTAACGGGATGATCATCAACCCGGCATACCCTTCCATGGACGAGTCTTCCAGCCTTACCGCCGTAGGCCGTAACCAGTGGGTGGGTGTAGACGGTGCGCCTAAAACAGCCACAGCTTCTTTTTATACGCCGCTGAAAGCGACCAATACGAGCCTTGGCGTGTCGCTGATGAATGAAAAAATTACCGTTAACTCGCAGACAGGTGTGCATTTCAACGTATCCCAACGGGTAAAGCTCAACGAAAAGTTATACCTCGCCATGGGGCTGAAAGCGGGTATGTCGCAATTCCGGGAAGACAACAGCTCCCTGTCAACCTCCGACCCGGTGTTCGCGCAAAACCAGAGCTATTGGAAAACAGATGTAGGCTTCGGTTTCATGCTCTTCACCGATCACTTCTTTGTAGGCATCTCTTCCCCTACTTTCAAAAGTTTTGACCTGGGCAACAGTGTCAACAAAGTGGTGGTGCAATCACATTACTTTATTCAATCCGGATACCTTCTGACCATTAATGACAACGTAAAACTCAAACCCAATGTGCTGCTGCGGATCGTCAAAGGCACAGGGGTGCAGTATGATCTCAATGCGAATATTCTCTTAAAAAATCTGGTATGGCTGGGCGCATCCTGGCGTTCCGAAAAAACGATGACCGGTCTTGTACAAGTGCAGCTGAACAAAAACCTGCAACTGGGCTATTCTTACGATACCCCGATGCAGTCTAACCTGAAAGGCGCACAAACAGTTTCCCACGAAGTAATGATCAATTATCGTTTTTCCTGGTCCAAATGGAAAGTGGTGGCCCCGCGGTACTTTTAAAAAAAATGCTATGAAAACCCGATTCACGGAACGAATGCGAAATTACCATGTTGGCCGCCTGGTGTTTTTCCTGGGTGTGCTGATCATGACTGGTTCCTGCTCTTTTGTGAAAGACCATACTGCCGGTAGTATGGGCATGTCTAAAGCAAGGAGGGCGGAGCGGTTGTTTAAAAGACAGGAATATGAGCGGGCGATATCGCTTTGCAATGACGTAATTAATAACACCAGCAATGAAAATGCGCGGCGACAGGCGAAGTTCCAGCTGGCCCGCATTTACTTCGAGACACGGCAGTTCGAAAAGACAGTCAGCCTGTATGATGAACTGTTGTATAAGCCCGGTGATGATGTACTGGTGACGGACGTAACCACTTATATTGATCTGTTGAAACGTACGGGCAGAGTGGAAAAAGCCCGGCAGATCAGTGAAGTGTATGCCAACAACTATAAAAACAACGCCCGCTTTACCAATCTCCAGGAATCGCTGGTGAACTATTATACTTTCTTTAACCGGGATTCTCTCCGGAACGTAAAGGCCGACAGTCTCCGGCTCAGCTTGCCCGGGTACCAATACGGACTGGCCCTGTATAAAGACAACATCGTTTTTCTTTCCAATGATTTTAAGAAGAACGAAGCGCAGTCTTTCTACACAAATTCTAAGCTGTATATGATTTCAGAAGACGGTATTGAACCGTTTAACAACAGTCTGAGAGGCATTTTACAGGTAGGGCCGGCCTCTTTCTATGATAAGGGCCAGAAGGTGATCTATACCTCCAACCGGTTTACCGACGTTAAAAACGATAAAAATTCCTATATCAATTATAACAACGGCACACAGTTGTTAGCCTCCACCTACCAGGAAAACCACGATGCCTGGAGCAAACCGGTGCCGGTAAAACTGGGAAAATCTTCAGATTCCTGGTCTTTCCTGCATCCGTCAGTTGCTTCGAATGGTAAACGTTTGTACTTTGCGTCCGATATGTCTGGCGGTCAGGGTGGTACAGATATCTACTATGCTGACTGGGACAAAGCGGAAAAACGCTGGAAGGCGCCGGTGAATATGGGACCGAAGGTGAACACCAACGGTAACGAACTGTATCCGTTTATTGCGGGAGACAAGCTGTTTTTCGCATCCAACGGTTTACGGGGCTTCGGCGGGCTGGACATATTCATGATCGATCTGAAGAAACCCGATGAAGGCCCTGTGCATCTGCCTTATCCGGTCAACTCGCAGTTTGACGATCTGAATGCCGTGCTGGACGAATCCAGGTCATTATTATATTTTACATCAGACCGTTCCGGTGTACATGATAATGATCATATCTATGTGCTGAACCTGAAGAAGAATCCTTTGAAACAACTGGGACTGCCTTATCCCGGCAAGCCGGTAAACGACGAAGATAAAGTGCCTTATACCATGACGCAGACGGACAACCGTCAACAGCTGACTTTAACAGGGGATAAAACCTATGATAACCTGGCTCCCGTTGTGAAAGCGGAAGACAAGCCTGCTGCGCCCGCAGTGGCACATACAGCCGTTCCCGTTACTACGCCTGTCCGTGAG encodes:
- a CDS encoding PorP/SprF family type IX secretion system membrane protein; translation: MKALGIAVLCCCCCLKGWAQQQPIYSQYMFNGMIINPAYPSMDESSSLTAVGRNQWVGVDGAPKTATASFYTPLKATNTSLGVSLMNEKITVNSQTGVHFNVSQRVKLNEKLYLAMGLKAGMSQFREDNSSLSTSDPVFAQNQSYWKTDVGFGFMLFTDHFFVGISSPTFKSFDLGNSVNKVVVQSHYFIQSGYLLTINDNVKLKPNVLLRIVKGTGVQYDLNANILLKNLVWLGASWRSEKTMTGLVQVQLNKNLQLGYSYDTPMQSNLKGAQTVSHEVMINYRFSWSKWKVVAPRYF
- a CDS encoding OmpA family protein, producing the protein MKTRFTERMRNYHVGRLVFFLGVLIMTGSCSFVKDHTAGSMGMSKARRAERLFKRQEYERAISLCNDVINNTSNENARRQAKFQLARIYFETRQFEKTVSLYDELLYKPGDDVLVTDVTTYIDLLKRTGRVEKARQISEVYANNYKNNARFTNLQESLVNYYTFFNRDSLRNVKADSLRLSLPGYQYGLALYKDNIVFLSNDFKKNEAQSFYTNSKLYMISEDGIEPFNNSLRGILQVGPASFYDKGQKVIYTSNRFTDVKNDKNSYINYNNGTQLLASTYQENHDAWSKPVPVKLGKSSDSWSFLHPSVASNGKRLYFASDMSGGQGGTDIYYADWDKAEKRWKAPVNMGPKVNTNGNELYPFIAGDKLFFASNGLRGFGGLDIFMIDLKKPDEGPVHLPYPVNSQFDDLNAVLDESRSLLYFTSDRSGVHDNDHIYVLNLKKNPLKQLGLPYPGKPVNDEDKVPYTMTQTDNRQQLTLTGDKTYDNLAPVVKAEDKPAAPAVAHTAVPVTTPVREVKDYTDEVVDSSPEMIPWQNLAHPAPAVAPAAAAATAAAAPGYGQRTVAGQPQQLNRQAAATAPAAPASPVKKNIPADSTVIHVSAYTLPADSTLRVPVTAWKIPGAVYFDLNSYIPQDKEWRKLDSIFYIWKAQPQRMIIVNGHTDIIGTEKYNLALSKNRAVYIQECLLSRGVEAGRIRINYFGSTRPVLVASQYTMDADREKFILQQGVNRRCEITIQ